From the genome of Ziziphus jujuba cultivar Dongzao chromosome 4, ASM3175591v1:
GAACTTGCTTCTCCTGAAAAGACTTCTGTGGAAATGATGACAGTGGACAGAGAATATAATGCACCAGACCAAGAGAAATCTAATTTGATGAATGAATCGTCTAGGGACAGTCGGCGACTGGCTCAGGTTGCCCGTCAGGTTGGTGTTGACCACTCTCTAATACTCCATATAATGTTATTGGAACTTAAATTAGTATCTATGAATAATTTACagtctttttttattaactctGACTGCCATATATGAACAACATCCAGATCACCTTAAGCATCAATCAAATATTTGTTAGTGCTAGGCTAGTAATTATCTCATATAGGCATTTACAACTATGTTCTACATATACATGTTTGGTGCTGGAGAAAGGAATGCTCTACTAAAAAACCAAGTTTTGCAAAGAGAGAGACGAACCATGTTTTGAATCTCTAGTTCAAATAACTAGAGGaattattatacttatataaatttctctCCAACAACTAAAATTGTTGCACAATTTGAAGATGGGGTTCACCATCGATGattgtatttttcttctttggtcTTGTTTTTAGGAAATGGTGTCCTCAATGACAGCCTAGATGCTTgaatttatcactaatataattaaTCTCTTCTCACcatctttttattattgtttcttcTGGCAGCTTATATCATTATCTGGAAAACGGTGGTGGTAGTACTGAAGATGGTGACTCGTTTAGAAATCTAAGCAACAAAAATCACCTTTTTGAAGGAAGGGTTTATTGAGAAGATGCATCGGCGTTACCAAAACAACTGTTGCACTTGCTGGCTTCATAAGTACACATtacagagagggagagagagagagatttccATTTCTAATCTATTGTtggatcttcttcttcttcttcttcttcttcttttttttatttttttttattttttaattttaagcaattttgttCTTACAATATGTAAAACTGTTACCCCATACCAAAACCAACAGCTCCACCCCACCCCAGTGTTAAATTTTCTCTTACTAAATAGAAATATAACCTAATTAAAGTTCTACCCTTTCTTAAAGGATTgtaataccctttttttctttttttctttaattgggTAATTGGGTAACTACTCTTTTCCAAAGCACAGAGGCTATGGTTCAACTTTCAATCCCATGATCTAGTATTAGAAACAAAATGGTCAATGCCATTAGTGCCTAAGGGACAAGGATTGTAGTACTCTTTACTTGGTATAAACAAGACTTATCGagtaaaaaatattgatttctgGACACTTGGGCATTTCCGACAACACCCACTAATATGGGATTTGAATGGTAGTGGAAATTTTAGTCGCACCTGTTAATAAAACATCTATAGTTATATTCCATTAAAGCATAAAACTTTGTTAAACGCTCCAGTAATTAAATTTACTTCTAAAACCTTTTTCAGAAATTTACATCTTTAATTAAGAGGTCCAAAGTCACCTCCATGATCTATCTTCTTTCCCCTTGGACAGAATTGATTCTGTTCTGTGTGAATGACTACTGGTGATGGTAGTATTTACATTTTACAGCGACAATACATGTGGGGTCTTTTTCTGATGATGAAGAAAAAGGGTGAAACTGAAAGGATTTGAAAACAGGCGTGCCTTTGGTTTGTCACGTCTCATTTCGTTGCTTTCTCTGACCCGGCAATTTACTGTACTTACCGCTCCTGTGTTTATCTTTCTTTACTTCGCCTCCCATAGAATAACCCCATGCACCTTTCAGTAGGAGATTGCCACGTCCTCTTgctaactttttatttatttctaattaaattacaatacCAACGAATGTAATATTCATATTACATGCTCAGATCTTATTCTTAACTATTTGGTTTGTGCAATGCTTCTCAGCTTGGGTCCTTGGGAGCTATTGTATGTACGAATTCCTCTCAACATGTCTAACGGTAAAATTTGTTCCTTCCGttgttcaaattttatatttgattaattaaatcatacaaaaataaaaaagtttaaaaaataacaaataaataatcctTTCAGAGACCGTCTCTGTTTCATACTACAGGTCCTCCtccaaatatatgattttttattttttatttttaatgttttactaATCCAAGAGAGATCATGTTGAACGCCTTTTATGGTTTACTAAAATGGATATGATTTAAGAAAAAACTATGATATGCCACAAGTTATATCATCCTctacttaaatttaaaatgtgagACATAAGCTAGTTCATCAAtcatcaaaatacaaatttaaaatccCAATGCAATAACAATATCAtaacttttcctttttgtttttggtcacATGGATGATTCACGCCAAGCCCAAAACAATTCCCAGACTTCTTTCCAGAGAGCCAAAAAAAATTCTGAGTTGGAGAAATCAATCATATATGTGTTGCAGTAGTGGTGCAGCCTTTTTGAGTGTATGTCTGTTTGTCTCCTCAAACAGCTTCCTCTGATGAAGTAGGGTAGCTCTTAAGTGGTAGAGCACCCATGTCTACACTCTCTGCGCATGAGGTCAGTCATGGGTTCGGGTGGGGTTAAGGGGTAGCatttggacccaaaaaaaaaaaaaaaaaggcttcctCTGTTCTATCACAGCTGGACTCTCAAAAGTGGAGCGTCCTCACAAAATCCCAACAGAAAAACTTCTCTCTTTCTTATGTTTCATGTCTATAAAAACCCATCTCAGAACTCTCTCAGGCACGTTATTTTTGAAAACCCCAATATGGAGAACATCAAAGAGAGTAGTGatcagagaggaaaaagggacaCAGAGCTTGGAGATGATTATATGCATATGGTTTTGTTCACAGCAGGAACAGCTTTGTTAATGGCTTGTTTGAAACGAGCATTAATGGTGTTTCTTTTAGAGCAGTGGCGAGCAtgggtttttcttcttctcaacCTTGTCCTCTTAGCTATTCTCTTCACTTCCTCTTTTTCCAACTCAAAACTGGGCCAGGAAAGAGACAATGCAGAGGTGGTGGTGAAGAAAattgaaaggaagaagaaaaagaaacaatgtAGATGCTGGTCGGAACAACTTGTTGAATCATGCAAAGATTGCCAACAGAAATGTTGGAGATCATCATCAATAAGTGATGGGAACGAGAGATCTACTTGCTTAGAGGAAGATATGGAGGTTAATCATCCTAAGGCATACAAAGAGGAAGATATGGAAGATTCTAGGACATACGAAGAAGAAGATGTGGAAGCTCCTAATTTATCTAAGGAGGAGTTGAATGAGAGAGCTGAAgcttttattgttatgtttagaCAGCATTTGGTCTCCGATGCAAGGAAAGGTGGAAAACCTTTTCTTTGATAGGCCACAACGTGTTGAGTTTTTCATAGTTTCAACCTTGGCACTCTAAAATGACTTGCATGATCTTCTCCTCTGTCTCGAGGAGTtttcattgttattttattgtatGGAGTTTAGGTTTTTGAagtattttagatttttgtatGTTTCATTTTTGGATTAACTATGTGTAATCTAGTGTCCAAGTATTCATAATTTTTGTACCACATctatataagaaaaaacaaaacggGAAGCTTAATTACCTCAGGTAATTCTGATGACCTGGGGGTTAAATTCCAAGTACATATTTGtgttaattattcaaattttgagTTAAGCATGAATATTTCTCACTATTTCTCTTATCTTGTAGTCCGTCGTGTGATCCATAAAGTACATTTACATTCTATAAGCTAAAAGATGCCTTACCCTTTACCTTTCGGTTCCataatttcaatttgatttttagatGACCAAAAGGTGGACTTGCCATTGGGACCATTGAAGAAATTTTTGAGTAAATTCTCTAATAAAAAACtagagtaaaataaaaaagaggacaAGAAGATAAACTTGGatgattaaattaaacaaaaaatgggACAAAAGCAAAATCATGTTTAAAGACTAAAAGTGGAATGAATTACAAAAAATCCATAATGGTAAGCATTGGTTAGGGGTCTTGGAAAAGTAGGAAACCAGAGTGAGATAATCCAAAGTGAAAGTATAACGTGTTCAGAGTAGTAATTGCTTTGCCACAGAAAAGAGTTGAAAGCGTGACACTAAAAGAAGGTTCCCTACTAATAGGCAGCCAGATCCATAAGAATCATAAGATCGGATATGTACCAAATCTTGGTTGATCCTCAAACCTAGAGTTTGATCCTCAAACCTAgagtatctttttttattttttattttttttttggggtaaattcaAACCTAGTGTCAGAGGGGCcaaaaaatataaccaaaaaacaagaacaaaacaaTGAAAAACAGTGTCTAAAACAAAGTTTGAGGACCAAATTCATTTTGCCAGTGTTGTAATTTGGAACTTGTGGTGACTAAGAGGAAAGAACAAAGGTGATTGGTTGCTAACATAATTGAAGCGGTCTAAGCTGGTGGCTACAAAACTATTCTGCTGCTTCTGCAAGCCCCATATTCATTTGAACCCCTCTACTTGTCCTTGAAACAGAGCACACCATGCCCTACTTAAGATGGTTCTCTATTCTTCCacggataaaataaaaaagattccaaagctaaaataaaaaagatgaaatcTCCAGTAAAGATATTGGATATGACGTAGGGACTAGAGAGAGGGTaagatttttattattcttattctcTTATTAGAGCAATGGTCCACAGAAGCTAAGAAACTAGGAAGCTGAGTCTCTTGAAATGTCATAATGGGTTGAGAGTGAAAGATATCAGTAAAAGGAGCAGTCACATCTACTTCTCGTTAGAATGTCGCAACCCATGAAAGCAAAGCAATTAAATGCCTCCAAAATCTCTTGGTCCCATTGACActgtcaaacaaaaataaattgggaCTTCTTGCTCCCAATGTCAGTGGTCACCTTCATTATTTTGATTGCCAAGGAAGAGTGTTCCAATTCATGAACTTACCAATCTAAGTGGAACAAAACGCTTCTAAATCatgctaaattttaaaataatttgtaatcaCATCTCCTATTAAAATGAAAGGTAGTACATCAAGCAAAATAGAatataaaagaaagattttgtaatttctgaatgtttaaaatgtaaatttatttatttttcttggtcATGGATATTACGGTACGTATAATCTTTTAGAAACTGTCCAAAAGGATCTTTACCCCACAAGTTAGAGGTGCAATTACTGCTATGGGACCTCTAAAAATGCGCTACCACCTGGATTGATAGTGAGATAAACTTATCAGAATTCTATTTCCCTCCTATTCTAAACCTATCAAAGTTGTATCTgactattaccaaaaaaatcaaagttgtatcTTACAATAAGTTCATGGTATTTGTGACCTTGGAATACTAATCCATCTAATTCTGATTAATATAATgatattctctctttttttttttttaataaaaaaaagaaacagtttTTTAACGTACTTGAAataaatgtacatatatatatatatatatatataaatattcaaaaccCTGCAATTTTTCTACTACCAAATCCTATTTCGCTTCATTCCTTGTCGAGAAGAGTTTGGGATAAACCATCCAAATAATtgttacaaatttaaaataaaaaggggaAAAACTACTAATGACAACTTCATGATCAATATTCATATATACTTTATACCATATGGGTTAAGATATATGAAATCCATTATCTGCCTTAGCCAAGCGTACATGTGCTTGTATCTCTCTTCTGGACCAGCCTAGTAGCTATGGGCGGCCTAAGCAAATTAAAACCCTTGGAATTTAGACGGTTTTTGAGATGGATGTTTAATGATGATTGAGACCTAAAAGAACCACAAGACATATACTAGACTAACGTGACCATCACCAACCCAACAACCATATTAATCAAGCAACGGCAGAAAGCTTGTGAACCCAGTTATCTTTATTCATCATTTCCCTATTCAGCCGGTCATTTAAGTTACTACATTTTATGAGAGAGAAACTTCTTCCAAAGTCATAACCGGATTTGACTTGAGATATATACTCTTAATTCTTTCTTGGGCTTCTCGCTGCaaactataattattttattttatgtttttatgagCTTCTAGTGtttgtctttctctttctctctgcctCTCTCCT
Proteins encoded in this window:
- the LOC125421941 gene encoding uncharacterized protein LOC125421941 gives rise to the protein MFHVYKNPSQNSLRHVIFENPNMENIKESSDQRGKRDTELGDDYMHMVLFTAGTALLMACLKRALMVFLLEQWRAWVFLLLNLVLLAILFTSSFSNSKLGQERDNAEVVVKKIERKKKKKQCRCWSEQLVESCKDCQQKCWRSSSISDGNERSTCLEEDMEVNHPKAYKEEDMEDSRTYEEEDVEAPNLSKEELNERAEAFIVMFRQHLVSDARKGGKPFL